The genomic window ATGTGATAAATATAAATTCACTGGTGGAGACATAGGTAAATGTGCACACTCACCTATACACGAGTCCAGAGTTTTCTCAAACGCCTTCCGTCTCCATCTTTATTTTAGCTTTGTACACTTTGTAATGTGGTTACACAATGATATTTAAGGTCATGAGGCAACATTGGTTGTGGGTTATGATTAAACAAGAACTCATAACAATCTGCCATCATTAAAAGCCTTTTTCCTAGAACATACACAGGCATCGGAAAACAAGAAACGTATGTTGACTGCATTTCCCactggaattttttttttttttttttaatttagtttctaGTAGGGAGTATGCTGTTTGGCAGAGACAAATTCAGTTAGCAATCGAAAGATATCTGATATAGGAAGTGAGCATACTTGTTTATCCTAGCCAGGTGGTTCTTGCTGTTGGAGGGAAAGTTCCTGTTCTCTTTGATGGAGGGATACGGCGTGGAACAGACATCTTCAAGGCACTAGCCCTTGGTGCACAGGCAGTCTTTGTAAGCCTTTCTCCTCCAACTGTTCAATTTGTATGAAGTATGGGCCTTGTGTTGCACATCTCTTTCTTTGTTACCATCATTTTAACACATTGGCATCCTCCTACAATTCAGCACATAATTTCTGTCTCTGGGGGTCTAATCCTCACGGATGTGCTGCAGAATACTGGGCTGAACCACTACAACCATATCCTAGAACAATGATTTAAGTTCCCCATATTTGCTGTGTCCCTCCTGCGTCTCTTGGCGTTCATCCCTACTTATCTTGTTAATATATTCTTGCAGATTGGAAGGCCTGTAATCTATGGGCTGGCTGCAAAGGGCAAACATGGGGTGAGACGGGTCATTGAAATGCTGAAGGATGAGCTTGAGATCACCATGGCCCTCTCAGGCTGTTCCAGTGTGAAGGATATCAGCAGGAGGCATGTGAGAACAGAGCGAGACAGACTCCAGTCCATGCTCTAACTTGATGTTGTGAGTTAAAATTATATCCGGCAGAAGGATGGTCAAATGATCAGTACCACAACAAATAATGTGATGAAGTTTGTGCAATGCTCAGATTTGATATTACAGACTCTGCATCAAATCATAAATGGTGTAGCACAAAACTGATACTATTTTGGTACTTTGCTGGAGACAGCATTCTACTCTTATTCAATATGGGGAATTGGTTCCTTGATTCTCTTCTGCATGCTTCCCGAAGTTctctcatatgaaaattatagtTTTGACTTCAGCTTCCTGTTAAGGCAAAAAACAAACTGGACTACTTGTTGCTTGAACAAAGAAGTGGGCTATACCGCAGCTTCAAGCTTTtagcaaaaaaatgaaaattattttcaattcgTATCAATAGTTGTCGCATGGGCATATTAAGAATAACTTAAACCAATGAAAATCTAAATATATTTCCAATCCACATAGCAGGTAGCCTAACAAGTGACGTATTTCTTGACAGGGTTCTGGGTTGTCCAACTGCAACCCAGTATGAATGAGGCCTTCACTGTCAAGTTCCTGAGCCACATATCAACTTCTAAGTACttacacttatttttatttaatgaacaATAAATACATGACAAAAATTTTGATCTTCACATGGATGCAACCACATTTTCCTAGCCAGATGTTGTGTTCCTACAACCATCTGCCCAAGACAATTGGGGATCTAGCCAACGCAACTAGCACATGACCTCAAGCTGTGTCCTTTACTATGTATTGCTTACAGAGTTGCTCTTGTTGACGCCTTGCAGATCCATAGGGGAATTGGTAATACTGCCAACCGAGCCAAGGGTCTGTGAGCTCAACTGTGGGCTAGCTGGACAAGCCTCTGGATTACCAGTACCCATGGGATGGACAGCACCAGAGCTCATCTGTTGTGGACTCATTGGGGTTCGCTGGTTCATCTGCTGTGGGCTCATGGGGGTTCGCTGGTTCATCTGCTGTGGGCTGGCCTGCTGTTGTTGCGGCTGCTGCTGCTGGGGTTGTTGGTTTAGTTGTTGTGGAATTCCCATGGTTGAAGGAGAGCCTACTTGTGGAGGTGAAACAACAGCCTGTAGTGGTGAGGTGGTTTCTTGCTGGTGCTGCTGTTGtagctgctgctgctgctgctgcaatTGCTGTTGCTGTAATTGCTGCTGCTGATGatgttgttgctgctgctgcaTCTGCTGTAAATGGAATTGCTGTTGCGGCTGCTGTTGCTGGTTCATGTAAAGATTCATCCCCGTCATCAGCTTTGGGGGTCCCATTGGCCCCATTCCTGTTCTCTGCATTGGGTTCATAGGACGGTGCAGATTCTGGCCCAGCATTGAAAGACCAGTAGAACCTGGGTGTGAGTGCATCTGTCTGGTTCCTGTCATGCCAGCTATGCCTGCCTGACGGCCACCTAAAATTGCTGGGTTCAACATTCTAATTTTTGCCGCCATTGTGCCTAATTGTGGATTCCGAAATTGTTGACCTAGCATATTGGTAACACTTGAAGCCTGATTCAGATTCATTGCATTCTGACCCACATTGCCCATGCTAGAGATAGACCCCATTGGTGCTGAAATTCCAGTACTTCCCATACCCCTTGCACCCCCAATGCCCATGACATTGCCCAAACCTTGGAGGCTTGCAATGTTATTGCCCATGTTTCCCATATTCACAGCTGTTCCAAGTCCCATCATCATTTTCCTCTGCATTGGCTGCTGctgttgttgctgctgctgctgctgctgctgctgctgttgctgctgctgctgctgctgctgttgctgctgctgctgctgctgctgctgttgctgTTGCTGTAACATCTGGAGTTGGAGAGTGGCGGAAGGCTTGTTGACCATGTGATTGCCCAACTGCATGTTTGAATTCTGTCCCATTGCACTTAGGTGTGAGAGTGGATTTGTTGGAAGCATAAGAGATGATCTCTGGAACTGAGAATGCTGCTGTTGAATCAAAGACTGTGGATTCTGCTGCTGTGGCTGCTGAAGTGGTTGTGGATTGAGCTGTTGTGGCCTGGTAGGCAAGGAAACCCCAGTCAAGAGTCCTTGCGATATCTGTAATGCTTGAGCATTTCCAGGAGGTAGCATCCTTGAGTTTGCTAGAAGATTCTGGGATGCGTTTAAGGGTGTATTGCCACTATTAGTCGGTTTTGCCACTTCATTGTGAGGCTGACCTGAAGCTGTTTCTGAATATTGCTGCATCTCAGCTGCCGAATTATTAGGAGAGATTCCAGGAGCATTAGATTGATTGCTTGAGGCAAGATTCATGCGAGCTGGCTTTGGTTGGACACGATCCTCCATAAGATGATATCCTTCACGGTTCATCTACATGAGAAAACCACACTACACTAAATAAAATGCAAACAGAACCTGCACtttaaaatccaaatttctGAAGTTACGAAACCATTTTTGAGAAACATACCAGTGAACAGAACTGTGCTGCAAGCAAGTCCGCGAAGTGCTGTTACATGAATTAGTCAGAGATACAAGtcaacagagagagagagagaatgaagaCAGAGATGCTGACATAGATCATAGTGAGGAAGGTCCAAAAAGTAGGGGAGTAAAAATCAATGCTGCTTACAGACTTTAAGCCCAGTCCAAAAACTATCCCTTCCAATAAGAAGGCAAGTGGAAGATGGGAAATCACTGAGGAATGAAGGACATTAAGATTGTAATCTACGGAATGTTTAAGTGCTCATTACGGTCTTTCAAAACCAGCCATAGACAAAGCAGAGATTGAACAACCACTGAGTTGTTGAGAACATTTCTGATGAGGTGGTCAGTAGCCTGAACACAAGAGTTGACCTAAACAACATATTCACACTGAAGAAGTGGAGATGAAGATGATGGAAATGTATAGACTGGAACAATGACAATAAAGTAAATGCTGAACACAAAATGAAAACCCTAGGAGTAGCTCTAATCAATGCTCATTTGAGTTCTTGTTGCTCGGCAACACAAAAAAACCCATCTGCCAGTTTAATCCTCCACATCTTGAAGCACATAAAACTCCATCATGGAAGATCATTGCCTTCttttgggttaaaaggtaataaaataaGAGAGAACCAACTAAAAGAGCCTCAAGCCATTGGGATATGTTCCATAATGCAACTTGAAGGTCATTAAAGAGGATGAGAAAACccagaaaaggggaaaaaatggaGAGAACTAGTCGGAAGTAACCTCAAATCCCTTCGTAAAGATATGACCAGTTAGCAGGACAGAACACCAGATACATTGTTTTGCTAACCCCAAATTACCGGGAATGGAGAATTATTGATCAGTTCAAGAAGTGGATCGGTGTCAAAACGTGAAAATGTCTAAATATATAGTTAGCAACACtacgccttttttttttctttttctttttgatcaaATTAGCAATGCTATGCATCATAAAGTATATTTTGCTGAATGGAACTCACAGTATTGGGCAATGTAGAAACATAATCCTCTGCGCTCAGGAAATCCCCGTCCACTACATCCCCATGATGCACTGCTACACTACCATCATTTGCCTTCTCTGACATGATCATTGTTGACCGTGCCCTGGGAACAACAGAGACAACACTCCCTGCAGTGGTAACAGTGGCATAATTAGGCTGGGGAGAGAATAAAATGTTATATAAAGGCAGGAAATCAAACTATTCAAATCCAAAACCTTGGACTACACGCTCTGCCTGAACAAAATTTAGGACTCGTAGCTTGCAGACATTCATGCTGCCACCTGCAAGTGACTTTGATAATGGCATTTTGCATGTATCATCTTTGATATCCTCATTATGGGAAGCCATGGAGAGACGACCCAAGAGCTCCTGAGGAGAAAATGTGGGTTTCTTGACGGGGCAATCCTCAACCTTATTCTTTTTACAATTAAGTTGATGCCTGAAATAGAAGCCAATTAAAAATGCCCCAGAACTCACAAGAAAAGGATGAGACCAATTATGCTACCACTAgtataatatttaaagaaaCATTCAAGTCAGATAAGAAAATTTGAACAATTGATGCATCCTGCATATTCATATACCTAGtgacataattttttatacacATTACTCCTGGCATAAATGGTAACATATTAAACCATCCAGTCCATCTAAACTTTGTCCTTTTGTAGGATAAGGAACCAAGACAATGCAAAGGACCTGAAATATAATCAATCTCAAACTAAGACTGCAACTCAAGTGGGAAGCATCCAGTTGAATACCAAGTCAAGCTTCACCTAATTTGGAGATTTTCATCCCATGAGTGGATTAGGTCATGTTGTTTGAATACAGTGACTAACCAATGcatttaaaatttacatatttttcattcattaatATCTCAATTACATTTTCAATTGATCAAGCATACATAAAGAAAAAGTctaacaaagaaagaaaacatcCATAGATGGAAGTCAAACTAAGTTGCCTAGAGAAcataaaaaacttcaaataaaCATAAGATGTGAACAATTATGGTTTTCTATAATAGAATGTGGTAAGAGTTCAATGAAGGTTCCCTATTATGTTAGCTATCACAAGAAGGGATGGTCTATTTTccctccatattttgtgttaCCCAATTGGATGTggcaaaaaacaaaatagacaCAATATACCATTGctaaaaatatcaaatgttAAGGTAATTTCCCACAACCTCAACCCTAGTTTGAGTTAGGATTTTTCAACATGACTTTCCCCTTTTTGAGGTCAGGCTCAGTTGGTTCAACGTGGCCAAGTTGCAAAGCCAATCAAACCAGACATGTTTATCTAGTTACATCTTAACTCAGACTAAGTTGCTGAATGGAACAAATGTCACTGTCAAAACACCCAGGATAGGTGCCAAAGGATACAATTGTGTTTCTTTACTCTGTTTACCATATTAGTGagaaacaacaaataaaagctCTACCATATTAGCGGTGAAAAGCAACAAACAAAAGAACTACAATATTAATTTCATGGACATTATACCTCATAACCACTATTTCAATCTTTGAGAATTTATCGAGCATGGTTTGATCAGCTGAAGGCGGGGTTGCAACTGAAGGACTGTTGGCATTTGATGGACCGCTCATATTACCAACACTTGCTGGAGACCCAACTGCAGGGGCCTTGGGGAGCGAATTTGATCTCCGCTTGGGAACAATTTGCATCTGGTTTTGCCGTTGCACGGAATCATTTGCACTGGAAGTCAAAGATGGGGTGCCAACAACTGGAGGAACTGAGGTGACTGCTGGTTTATCCTTTTGTGATGCTCCAAGTACAGCAGTGGTTGCAGTTGGTCCAAATTGGGGTCCTAATGAACCACTAGAAAATTCACCAGATTTTGATGATAACGGAGATTGGACCAAACCCTGAGCAGAAACCCGGGGGCTTTGCACcaatttcctttcctttcttggATCTTTCTCAATGTGCTGAGTTATATTATTCCAGGGTGCCTGAAATGAATTGGATCTCATGAATGGGATCTGCTGTGGCAACCTTGATTGAAGTCGTGACTGCTGTGGGTCCAGATGGTTTGATTCTATTTCTCCCATGTGCATATCATTTTTAACCCGGTTAAGTTCAGGCCTATCCAATTTCTCCGTCTCAGCAAATGATGCTGATGCAGCCTCCTGGTTTAAAACCCCATCGAACACCTGCTGAGGATACTTTTGAATGCCAGTATTTGCATATGGATTTCCCCTTGCGTTTAATTGATGCGGTAACAGGGCGGCATTTTTCCATTGTAAATCTGATCCATGGAAGCTATCTATATGTGGCACTAAGTGCTGCTGTTGAATACCTTCAGGACCTACCGCTGTAAGCCTTTGTCTCTTTGTCATATTAGATAAAGGTGAGAGTTGATCATCttgattttctctttttccatgCACATTGTCAGTGTATGAGATCATCATGTCCTGTATAGAAGAGGAAGCGCCTGATGCATTCACAACTGACCCTGAACCATGATCCTGCATAATTTTTGGGTTACCAACACTAACTTGATACTTTGATCGGGGAGATGCCAAAGGCAAAGCTGGATTAGAGGCATCTTGTACAAAGCTTTTAGGTCCTGGGGTTAAAATATTGATTGGACCAACATTTTGGGCAGCCAGATTCTCATGCACATGCTGTGCCATCACGGCACCTGACATGGGTCCAGAGTCTCGCAACCTACCATTTAAGCTTTCTCCCGCTCTATCCATGCTAATTTTCTTCACATGGATCTTATTACTAGATGTAATGTTAGCTTCTGGCATCTGCCTCAATCTCTTCTTCCGCACAC from Vitis vinifera cultivar Pinot Noir 40024 chromosome 9, ASM3070453v1 includes these protein-coding regions:
- the LOC100265246 gene encoding protein PHYTOCHROME-DEPENDENT LATE-FLOWERING, with the translated sequence MGVSFKISKTGSRFCPKVVLSDAPLNEEEEEIAKENSRIPDRNESLSNSTTRKLEADIIEGDEDVAGISGSSISSGGLLIPSDNEVSFTLNLFPDGYFIGKPSENETTHQAMLQDVPKLLHPYDRTSETLFSAIESGRLPGDILDDIPCKYVNGALLCEVRDYRKCASEPGFSVPCADGLPIVNKVCLRMSLENVVKDIPLISDNSWTYGDLMEVESRILKALQPQLCLDPSPKLDRLCEKPVPAKLNLSLSSVRKKRLRQMPEANITSSNKIHVKKISMDRAGESLNGRLRDSGPMSGAVMAQHVHENLAAQNVGPINILTPGPKSFVQDASNPALPLASPRSKYQVSVGNPKIMQDHGSGSVVNASGASSSIQDMMISYTDNVHGKRENQDDQLSPLSNMTKRQRLTAVGPEGIQQQHLVPHIDSFHGSDLQWKNAALLPHQLNARGNPYANTGIQKYPQQVFDGVLNQEAASASFAETEKLDRPELNRVKNDMHMGEIESNHLDPQQSRLQSRLPQQIPFMRSNSFQAPWNNITQHIEKDPRKERKLVQSPRVSAQGLVQSPLSSKSGEFSSGSLGPQFGPTATTAVLGASQKDKPAVTSVPPVVGTPSLTSSANDSVQRQNQMQIVPKRRSNSLPKAPAVGSPASVGNMSGPSNANSPSVATPPSADQTMLDKFSKIEIVVMRHQLNCKKNKVEDCPVKKPTFSPQELLGRLSMASHNEDIKDDTCKMPLSKSLAGGSMNVCKLRVLNFVQAERVVQGSVVSVVPRARSTMIMSEKANDGSVAVHHGDVVDGDFLSAEDYVSTLPNTHFADLLAAQFCSLMNREGYHLMEDRVQPKPARMNLASSNQSNAPGISPNNSAAEMQQYSETASGQPHNEVAKPTNSGNTPLNASQNLLANSRMLPPGNAQALQISQGLLTGVSLPTRPQQLNPQPLQQPQQQNPQSLIQQQHSQFQRSSLMLPTNPLSHLSAMGQNSNMQLGNHMVNKPSATLQLQMLQQQQQQQQQQQQQQQQQQQQQQQQQQQQQQQQQQQPMQRKMMMGLGTAVNMGNMGNNIASLQGLGNVMGIGGARGMGSTGISAPMGSISSMGNVGQNAMNLNQASSVTNMLGQQFRNPQLGTMAAKIRMLNPAILGGRQAGIAGMTGTRQMHSHPGSTGLSMLGQNLHRPMNPMQRTGMGPMGPPKLMTGMNLYMNQQQQPQQQFHLQQMQQQQQHHQQQQLQQQQLQQQQQQLQQQHQQETTSPLQAVVSPPQVGSPSTMGIPQQLNQQPQQQQPQQQQASPQQMNQRTPMSPQQMNQRTPMSPQQMSSGAVHPMGTGNPEACPASPQLSSQTLGSVGSITNSPMDLQGVNKSNSVSNT